ATCGGAAAGCCCGCGATGGGCGAGGGCGCCGCCCCGCGGCCCCGCGCCGCGTCGGCCGCGTCGGCCGCCGCGAGCGCGGTCGGACGATCGGCGACGGCGAGCACGGCTCCGAGGTCGCGTCCGACCGAACCGAGACGGTCGAGCGAGTCCTCGACGAGCTCGCGGCATGTCAGCGAGCCCGATGAGATGAGCGACGAGGCCTCGGCGAACGGGAGCGCGGCCGGCCTCATGGCGACGCGTCCTCGTCCTGCGAAGCGTCCGGCAGGAATCCCGGCACCTCGAACGCACCCGCTCTCGTCCTCGCGGCGTTCCCGAGCGCCACCGACTGCTCGAGGGTCGCGCCCGGCAGGTCGTCCCGCACGGCATCGGGCGGGGACAGCGCGAGCTCGCCCGCGTCGCCTACCGCCTCCTCGAGCAGGTCGACGTAGTCGACGATGCGCGAGAGCTCAGCGACCAGCCGGGCGGCGGTGGCCTCGTCGAGTTCGAGGCGCGCGAGACGCGCGGCCCGCTCGACCTCGTCGCGTCCGATCGGCATGGGGTCACATCCCCCCTAGTTTCCCAGGATCTCCAGGCCACCGTACCGTAGCATGATCCGCTTCTCGACGTCACCGGCGAACCTCACCCGGACGATGGCATCCCCGCCGCGGCCGGCGACCTCGAGCACCACGCCGTCACCCCAGGTCTTGTGGTGCACGCGCGTTCCCGGTCCGAGCTCGACCGTCTCCTGGCTCATGTTCTCGTAGTCCGGGAACATATCGCTTCGCGGCGGCCTCCCCCGGCGCGCCCGCGCTCGTCCGCCTCTCCGACCTCGCCCGGACGGGCGGACCGCCGGCGCGACGACCTCGAGGCGGGAAGGGTCGATCTCGTCGATGAAGCGGGAGGCGACCCGGACGTCGAGCACGCCGGCCCTCCGCCTCGTGTCGGCCGACAGAAGGACGAGGTGGTCCTTCGCCCGCGTCATGCCGACGTACAGAAGCCGGCGCTCCTCCTCCAGTTCCTCGACGTCGCCGAACGACGACTCGTGCGGCAGGAGACCCTCCTCCAGTCCGGGGACCATGACGGCCGGGAACTCGAGCCCCTTGGCGTTGTGGAGCGTCATGAGGGACACGGCGTCGAGCCGGTCCTCCCACATGTCGATGTTGGCGACAAGCGCGACCTGTTCCAGGAAGGCCGGCAGGTCGCTTCGCTCGCTGACCTCGGCGAACTCGGCCGCCGCGGAGACGAGCTCCTCGACGTTCCCGAGCCGTTCGGTCGCCTCGTCGGTACGCTGCCCCTCGAGCCACGCCGTATAACCCGAGGCCTCCAGGACCTCGCGGATGAGAGCGTCGGCCGGGTCCGTGTCGACCTTCTCCTCGAGCGAGGCGAACATCGCGGCGAGCGCATCGAGCGACTTCCTCGCCTGCGGCGTAAGACCCTCGATCTCGACCGACCGGCCGAGCGCCTCTCTCAGCGGGATCCCGGCCCCGGCGGCGAAGTCCTCGAGCCGCTCGACCGACTTCTTCCCGAGCTTGCGCGGCGGGACGTTGATGATCCGCCCGAGGCTCACCGCGTCATCGGGGTT
The sequence above is drawn from the Candidatus Effluviviaceae Genus V sp. genome and encodes:
- a CDS encoding amidase (catalyzes the hydrolysis of a monocarboxylic acid amid to form a monocarboxylate and ammonia); this encodes MRPAALPFAEASSLISSGSLTCRELVEDSLDRLGSVGRDLGAVLAVADRPTALAAADAADAARGRGAAPSPIAGFP